A window of the Agrococcus jejuensis genome harbors these coding sequences:
- a CDS encoding alpha/beta hydrolase family protein produces MRASASVVDDAHELHAVVPTEMGDLNAIIRVPDGTPLPGLVLVDGSGDGDRNAWGGRPTWLADAGAVVLRHDKPGCGGSPGDWMAQTLDDRARETLDAVRTLRGRPATAGQPVGLYGVSQGGWVAMLAAAMEPAAIDFVIVQSTPATTPAAQERDRLERTLRREGFEGHQLDDAMAWVDERARLVTSDAPIADVIAVQQTHAREPWYAPTLYPYDDAPSLRFLRGILDFDPADVLPLVRCPLLVLLGAADPIIPVRASIEGYSRLLPPNARSGAAVLPEADHGLFVAEPIEGVDRRSQLAPGYLPLVASFLAEQRR; encoded by the coding sequence ATGCGCGCCAGCGCGAGCGTCGTCGACGACGCCCATGAGCTCCACGCGGTCGTGCCCACCGAGATGGGCGACCTCAACGCGATCATCCGCGTGCCCGACGGGACGCCCCTCCCCGGCCTCGTGCTCGTCGACGGATCGGGCGACGGCGACCGCAACGCGTGGGGTGGGCGACCGACCTGGCTCGCCGACGCCGGCGCCGTCGTCCTGCGCCACGACAAGCCCGGCTGCGGCGGCTCGCCGGGCGACTGGATGGCGCAGACGCTCGACGACCGCGCCCGCGAGACGCTCGACGCCGTGCGCACGCTGCGCGGTCGGCCTGCCACTGCGGGGCAGCCCGTCGGCCTCTACGGCGTGAGCCAGGGCGGCTGGGTCGCGATGCTCGCCGCCGCGATGGAGCCCGCCGCCATCGACTTCGTCATCGTGCAGTCGACGCCCGCGACGACGCCGGCCGCGCAGGAGCGCGACCGGCTCGAGCGCACCCTGCGTCGCGAGGGCTTCGAGGGGCACCAGCTCGACGACGCGATGGCGTGGGTCGACGAGCGCGCGCGGCTCGTGACGAGCGACGCGCCGATCGCCGACGTCATCGCCGTGCAGCAGACCCATGCGCGCGAGCCCTGGTACGCGCCGACGCTCTACCCGTACGACGATGCGCCATCGCTGCGATTCCTGCGCGGCATCCTCGACTTCGATCCGGCCGACGTGCTGCCGCTCGTGCGGTGCCCGCTGCTCGTGCTGCTCGGCGCTGCCGACCCGATCATCCCCGTGCGCGCGAGCATCGAGGGCTACTCGCGGCTGCTGCCGCCCAACGCCCGCTCGGGCGCGGCGGTGCTGCCGGAAGCCGACCACGGGCTCTTCGTGGCCGAGCCGATCGAGGGCGTCGACCGCCGTTCGCAGCTCGCGCCCGGTTACCTGCCGCTCGTCGCGTCGTTCCTGGCCGAGCAGCGACGCTGA
- a CDS encoding D-arabinono-1,4-lactone oxidase — protein sequence MIWRNWGRSQRSTPTAVLTPVDAEEVAGIVRSAHERGLRVKPIGAGHSFSAVAVAPGIQLDLASLSGLLAVDAATREATFAAGTPLHAVGDLLAPHGLAFESMGDIDRQTIAGAVSTGTHGTGLAFGSIGATIAAATLVTGTGEVLRVSATEHADLLPAVRLGLGALGVLVDVTLRCVPAFTLHAVERVEPLEEVLEAWRERAAGADHMEWYWFHGTDRAITMTRTRGPADAPRIGPGRIRHLAERELLANGAWGALCGAASSVPALAPGIARIAATQFAGPEVRDRSDRVFVAPRRVRFREMEYGMPLDAVPSAFRAMRALVERRGWRITFPVEVRAVAADDALLSTAHGRETGYLAVHRYWREDPREHFAEVERILLDHDGRPHWGKLHTQTAADLELRLPTLAAFRVIRDRLDPDRTFDNPYLRRTIG from the coding sequence ATGATCTGGCGCAACTGGGGCAGGTCGCAGCGCTCGACGCCCACCGCCGTGCTCACCCCGGTCGACGCCGAGGAGGTCGCGGGCATCGTGCGCTCGGCGCACGAGCGCGGGCTGCGCGTGAAGCCCATCGGCGCCGGCCACTCGTTCTCGGCCGTCGCGGTCGCGCCCGGCATCCAGCTCGACCTCGCGAGCCTCTCGGGCCTCCTCGCCGTCGACGCGGCGACGCGCGAGGCGACGTTCGCCGCCGGCACGCCGCTGCATGCCGTCGGCGACTTGCTCGCCCCGCACGGCCTCGCGTTCGAGTCGATGGGCGACATCGACCGCCAGACCATCGCGGGCGCCGTCTCGACGGGCACGCACGGCACGGGCCTCGCGTTCGGCTCCATCGGCGCCACGATCGCGGCCGCGACGCTCGTCACCGGCACGGGGGAGGTGCTGCGCGTGAGCGCCACCGAGCACGCCGACCTGCTGCCCGCCGTGCGCCTCGGCCTCGGCGCGCTCGGCGTGCTCGTCGACGTCACGCTGCGCTGCGTGCCCGCGTTCACGCTCCACGCCGTCGAGCGCGTCGAGCCGCTCGAGGAGGTGCTGGAGGCGTGGCGCGAGCGCGCGGCGGGCGCCGACCACATGGAGTGGTACTGGTTCCACGGCACCGACCGCGCCATCACGATGACGCGCACGCGCGGACCCGCCGACGCCCCGCGCATCGGCCCCGGCCGCATCCGCCACCTCGCCGAGCGCGAGCTGCTCGCCAATGGCGCGTGGGGCGCGCTCTGCGGGGCAGCGTCGTCCGTGCCGGCGCTCGCGCCCGGCATCGCGCGCATCGCCGCGACGCAGTTCGCCGGCCCCGAGGTGCGCGACCGCTCCGACCGGGTCTTCGTCGCACCGCGCCGTGTGCGCTTCCGCGAGATGGAGTACGGCATGCCGCTCGACGCCGTGCCGAGCGCGTTCCGCGCCATGCGCGCGCTCGTCGAGCGCCGCGGCTGGCGCATCACGTTCCCCGTCGAGGTGCGCGCCGTCGCCGCCGACGACGCGCTGCTGTCGACGGCCCACGGCCGCGAGACCGGCTACCTCGCCGTGCACCGCTACTGGCGCGAGGACCCGCGCGAGCACTTCGCCGAGGTCGAGCGCATCCTGCTCGACCACGACGGCCGCCCGCACTGGGGCAAGCTGCACACGCAGACCGCCGCCGACCTCGAGCTGCGGCTGCCGACGCTCGCGGCGTTCCGCGTCATCCGCGACCGGCTCGACCCCGATCGCACGTTCGACAACCCGTACCTGCGCCGCACGATCGGCTGA
- a CDS encoding NAD(P)/FAD-dependent oxidoreductase, producing MTTRILIVGGGYAGFYTARGLEKILGRGEAEVTVVDPLPYMTYQPFLPEVAAGSIEARHSVVSLRKHLKRTAVITARVTAIDHTAKVATVTPEDGDEFQLEYDELVLTAGAVSRTFPIPGVADVAIGMKTIEEAAAVRDRLIANFARASVLPEGAERTRLLTVTVVGGGFAGIEVFAELRSLATSLVELYPSIVMDDIHFHLIEAMGRIMPEVSLETAKKVIAQLEARDAHVHLDTQLKSAVDGVIELSTGDTFESDLIIWTAGVMANPMVRKTGLPLDERGRVAANTHLQVVDGDEVVAHAWTAGDVSAVPDVSKTPGPGGFCVPNAQHAVRQGKLLPKNIVGSLRGEGTRAYVHSNLGAVAGLGLGQGAFQKGKIGFTGPLAWMAHRGYHGMAIPMWERKLRVFGGWWNNFFLGRDDVQLAMRETPREVFEEFASRPKPAADAVEAPKAAPAVEPATAAEQKVAADAADEKAESKA from the coding sequence GTGACCACTCGCATCCTCATCGTCGGCGGTGGCTACGCCGGCTTCTACACCGCACGCGGCCTCGAGAAGATCCTCGGTCGTGGCGAGGCCGAGGTGACCGTCGTCGACCCGCTGCCGTACATGACGTACCAGCCGTTCCTCCCCGAGGTCGCGGCCGGCTCGATCGAGGCCCGCCACTCCGTCGTCTCGCTGCGCAAGCACCTGAAGCGCACCGCCGTCATCACCGCCCGCGTCACGGCGATCGACCACACGGCCAAGGTCGCCACGGTCACGCCCGAGGACGGCGACGAGTTCCAGCTCGAGTACGACGAGCTCGTGCTCACGGCCGGCGCCGTCTCGCGCACCTTCCCGATCCCGGGCGTCGCCGACGTCGCGATCGGCATGAAGACGATCGAGGAGGCTGCCGCCGTGCGCGACCGCCTCATCGCGAACTTCGCCCGCGCCTCCGTGCTGCCCGAGGGTGCCGAGCGCACGCGCCTGCTCACCGTCACGGTCGTCGGCGGCGGCTTCGCGGGCATCGAGGTCTTCGCCGAGCTGCGCTCGCTCGCGACGAGCCTCGTCGAGCTGTACCCGTCGATCGTCATGGACGACATCCACTTCCACCTCATCGAGGCGATGGGCCGCATCATGCCCGAGGTCAGCCTCGAGACGGCGAAGAAGGTCATCGCGCAGCTCGAGGCGCGCGACGCGCACGTGCACCTCGACACGCAGCTGAAGTCGGCCGTCGACGGCGTCATCGAGCTCTCGACCGGCGACACGTTCGAGTCGGACCTCATCATCTGGACGGCCGGCGTCATGGCCAATCCGATGGTGCGCAAGACGGGACTGCCGCTCGACGAGCGCGGCCGCGTCGCGGCGAACACGCACCTGCAGGTCGTCGACGGCGACGAGGTCGTGGCCCACGCGTGGACCGCAGGCGACGTCTCGGCCGTGCCCGACGTCTCGAAGACGCCCGGCCCCGGCGGCTTCTGCGTGCCCAACGCGCAGCACGCCGTGCGCCAGGGCAAGCTGCTGCCGAAGAACATCGTCGGCTCGCTGCGCGGCGAGGGCACCCGTGCCTACGTGCATTCGAACCTCGGCGCCGTCGCGGGCCTCGGCCTCGGTCAGGGCGCGTTCCAGAAGGGCAAGATCGGCTTCACCGGTCCGCTCGCCTGGATGGCGCACCGCGGCTACCACGGCATGGCCATCCCCATGTGGGAGCGCAAGCTGCGCGTGTTCGGCGGCTGGTGGAACAACTTCTTCCTGGGCCGCGACGACGTGCAGCTCGCCATGCGCGAGACGCCGCGCGAGGTCTTCGAGGAGTTCGCCTCGCGTCCGAAGCCCGCAGCCGACGCCGTCGAGGCGCCGAAGGCTGCCCCGGCCGTCGAGCCGGCGACCGCTGCCGAGCAGAAGGTCGCGGCCGACGCCGCCGACGAGAAGGCCGAGTCGAAGGCCTGA
- the eno gene encoding phosphopyruvate hydratase, which produces MASIDALLAREILDSRGNPTVEVEVLLSDGAVGRAAVPSGASTGAFEAYELRDGDKDRYLGKGVEQAVEFVNGEIADAIEGLAADDQRIIDQTLIELDGTANKSRLGANAILGVSLAVAKAAADSAALPLFRYLGGPNGHVLPVPMMNVINGGAHADTGVDIQEFMILPIGAPTYREALRWGTETYHTLKKILNEGGLSTGLGDEGGFAPDLPTNRAALELLVRAIEKAGFTPGKDIALGLDVAASEFYENGAYQFEGQSRTSAEMAEYYADLVASFPLITIEDPLDESDWDGWAQITELLGDKVQLVGDDLFVTNPERLSEGIAKGAGNALLVKVNQIGTLTETFDAVRIATAARYASVLSHRSGETEDTTIADIAVALNVGQIKTGAPARSDRVAKYNQLLRIEEDLAEAAVYAGAAAFPRFQG; this is translated from the coding sequence GTGGCATCCATCGACGCACTGCTCGCCCGCGAGATCCTCGACTCGCGCGGCAACCCGACCGTCGAGGTCGAGGTGCTGCTCTCCGACGGCGCCGTCGGCCGCGCCGCCGTGCCGTCCGGCGCATCCACCGGTGCCTTCGAGGCCTACGAGCTGCGCGACGGCGACAAGGACCGCTACCTCGGCAAGGGCGTCGAGCAGGCCGTGGAGTTCGTGAACGGCGAGATCGCCGACGCGATCGAGGGCCTCGCCGCCGACGACCAGCGCATCATCGACCAGACGCTCATCGAGCTCGACGGCACCGCGAACAAGTCGCGCCTCGGCGCCAACGCCATCCTCGGCGTCTCGCTCGCCGTCGCGAAGGCCGCCGCCGACTCGGCTGCGCTGCCGCTCTTCCGCTACCTCGGCGGCCCCAACGGCCACGTGCTGCCCGTGCCGATGATGAACGTCATCAACGGTGGCGCGCACGCCGACACCGGCGTCGACATCCAGGAGTTCATGATCCTGCCGATCGGCGCGCCCACGTACCGCGAGGCGCTGCGCTGGGGCACGGAGACGTACCACACGCTCAAGAAGATCCTCAACGAGGGGGGCCTGTCGACGGGCCTCGGCGACGAGGGCGGCTTCGCCCCCGACCTGCCCACGAACCGTGCGGCGCTCGAGCTGCTCGTGCGCGCGATCGAGAAGGCCGGCTTCACCCCGGGCAAGGACATCGCCCTGGGCCTCGACGTCGCCGCGAGCGAGTTCTACGAGAACGGTGCCTACCAGTTCGAGGGTCAGTCGCGCACGAGCGCCGAGATGGCCGAGTACTACGCCGACCTCGTCGCGTCGTTCCCGCTCATCACGATCGAGGACCCGCTCGACGAGTCCGACTGGGACGGCTGGGCGCAGATCACCGAGCTGCTCGGCGACAAGGTGCAGCTCGTCGGCGACGACCTGTTCGTCACGAACCCCGAGCGCCTCTCGGAGGGCATCGCGAAGGGCGCGGGCAACGCGCTGCTCGTGAAGGTCAACCAGATCGGCACGCTCACCGAGACGTTCGACGCCGTGCGCATCGCCACGGCGGCGCGCTACGCGTCGGTGCTGTCGCACCGCTCGGGCGAGACCGAGGACACGACGATCGCCGACATCGCGGTCGCCCTCAACGTCGGCCAGATCAAGACGGGCGCCCCCGCGCGCTCCGACCGCGTCGCGAAGTACAACCAGCTGCTGCGCATCGAGGAGGACCTCGCCGAGGCCGCCGTCTACGCCGGCGCCGCGGCGTTCCCGCGCTTCCAGGGCTGA
- a CDS encoding FtsB family cell division protein: MDDRPGGIRGLGRALASTARARAERRGAEPRRASDAQVGRLRVSWTLLVVASLVVVGAFTLAPSIGLLLEQRQTIADLQQQVADQQDSVDDLGDQVAQWDDPAYIEAQARDRLFYVYPGETAYVVIDDRGPAESVEQAPAFTTDLVESQGDWVQAGIASVVLAGLTDAGADDLTSGTPLDAR, encoded by the coding sequence ATGGACGACCGGCCCGGCGGCATCCGCGGCCTCGGACGAGCCCTCGCCTCCACGGCGAGGGCTCGTGCCGAGCGCCGCGGCGCCGAGCCGCGCCGTGCGTCGGATGCGCAGGTCGGCCGCCTGCGCGTGTCGTGGACGCTGCTCGTCGTCGCGAGCCTCGTCGTCGTGGGCGCCTTCACGCTCGCGCCGTCGATCGGCCTGCTGCTCGAGCAGCGGCAGACGATCGCCGACCTGCAGCAGCAGGTCGCCGACCAGCAGGACTCGGTCGACGACCTCGGCGACCAGGTCGCCCAGTGGGACGACCCCGCGTACATCGAGGCGCAGGCACGCGACCGCCTCTTCTACGTCTACCCGGGCGAGACCGCCTACGTCGTCATCGACGACCGCGGCCCCGCCGAGTCCGTCGAGCAGGCGCCCGCCTTCACGACCGACCTCGTCGAGTCCCAGGGCGACTGGGTGCAGGCTGGCATCGCCTCGGTCGTGCTCGCTGGCCTCACCGACGCCGGCGCCGACGACCTCACGTCGGGCACGCCGCTCGACGCGCGCTGA
- a CDS encoding alanine racemase, which translates to MDAATRGLDAPLAALSLPALAANAADLVRRAAGVPIRVASKSVRCRAVLDAVLAQPGWRGILAYTLPEALWLAETCDDVVVGYPSVDRAALAALGASEALAQRVTIMVDDPAQLDLVDAVVAPSARATIRVAIELDASWRGPLGHIGPRRSPVHAVADLEALARVVADRPGFDLVGLMAYEGQIAGVGDAGSPVVRAMQRASAAELAERRADAVARVRAVADLQFVNGGGTGSLERTSAEPAVTEVAAGSGLFGPGLFDGYRGFQPAPALGFALPVVRRPTADVATLQSGGWIASGPVGADRQPTIAWPTGLRTLAREGFGEVQTPVQGAAARDLRIGDRVWMRHAKAGEVAEHVDALHVVDGGDVVDTIPTYRGEGRTFR; encoded by the coding sequence ATGGATGCGGCGACGCGGGGGCTCGACGCGCCCCTCGCCGCCCTGTCGCTGCCGGCGCTCGCCGCCAACGCCGCCGACCTCGTGCGCCGCGCGGCGGGCGTGCCGATCCGCGTCGCGTCGAAGTCGGTGCGCTGCCGCGCCGTGCTCGACGCCGTGCTCGCGCAGCCGGGCTGGCGCGGCATCCTCGCGTACACGCTGCCCGAGGCGCTGTGGCTGGCCGAGACGTGCGACGACGTCGTCGTGGGATACCCGAGCGTCGACCGTGCCGCGCTCGCCGCGCTCGGAGCATCCGAGGCGCTCGCGCAGCGCGTCACGATCATGGTCGACGACCCCGCGCAGCTCGACCTCGTCGACGCCGTCGTCGCGCCGAGCGCGCGGGCGACGATCCGCGTCGCGATCGAGCTGGATGCGTCGTGGCGCGGCCCGCTCGGGCACATCGGCCCGCGCCGCTCACCCGTGCACGCCGTCGCCGACCTCGAGGCGCTCGCGCGCGTCGTCGCCGACCGGCCCGGCTTCGACCTCGTGGGGCTCATGGCGTACGAGGGGCAGATCGCGGGCGTGGGGGATGCGGGCAGCCCGGTCGTGCGCGCGATGCAGCGCGCGTCGGCCGCCGAGCTCGCCGAGCGTCGCGCGGACGCCGTCGCCCGCGTGCGCGCCGTCGCCGACCTGCAGTTCGTGAACGGCGGCGGCACGGGCTCGCTCGAGCGCACGAGCGCCGAGCCCGCCGTCACCGAGGTCGCCGCCGGCTCCGGCCTCTTCGGGCCCGGCCTCTTCGACGGCTACCGCGGCTTCCAGCCCGCGCCCGCCCTCGGCTTCGCGTTGCCGGTCGTGCGCCGCCCGACGGCCGACGTCGCGACGCTGCAGTCGGGCGGATGGATCGCCTCGGGACCCGTCGGCGCCGACCGGCAGCCGACGATCGCGTGGCCGACGGGCCTGCGCACGCTCGCGCGCGAGGGCTTCGGCGAGGTGCAGACGCCCGTGCAGGGCGCCGCGGCGCGCGACCTGCGCATCGGCGATCGCGTCTGGATGCGCCACGCGAAGGCGGGCGAGGTCGCCGAGCACGTGGATGCGCTGCACGTCGTCGACGGCGGCGACGTCGTGGACACGATCCCGACCTACCGCGGCGAGGGCCGCACGTTCCGATGA
- a CDS encoding MFS transporter: MSPTSAKPKEHRSLVPARMDRLPWSRFHWMIVVGLGFSWILDGLEVQIVAANGYAQTLGMDAAQVGLAGTFYLLGQVFGALFFGRLADRLGRKNLFLISLGVYLLGSAIAGLSFAPWFFYLWRFVAGAGIGGEYAAINSAIDEIIPAKYRGRVDIAINGTYWGGAALGAVASSVFLNTDLFAQDVGWRLSFFIGPVLGLALIYLRRHIPESPRWQMTHGREQEAERGVDDIEERIRAEGKQIPDVDESKAITVREIGRVPFLTIAKVLFREYPRRTFVGVTMMVTQSFLYNAIFFTYALVLENFYDTPPATASQYFIAFAVGNLTGALVLGRLFDTWGRRRMLFGTYVLAGLILLVSAFLFREGVLDATTHTIFWCASFFFASAGASAAYLTVSEIFPLELRSQVISYVFSIGQLVGAAAPALYGALIGDGTDRDPLFWGYVLGSCVMIAGGVICGIFGVSAAGRSLEDVTSPLSLVQEAEEGVTPDDAEPGSSRRSD; this comes from the coding sequence ATGTCGCCGACGAGCGCGAAGCCGAAGGAGCACCGGTCGCTGGTGCCGGCCCGGATGGACCGGCTGCCGTGGTCGCGGTTCCACTGGATGATCGTCGTCGGCCTCGGGTTCTCATGGATCCTCGACGGCCTCGAGGTGCAGATCGTCGCCGCGAACGGCTACGCGCAGACGCTCGGCATGGATGCGGCCCAGGTGGGCCTCGCGGGCACGTTCTACCTGCTGGGGCAGGTGTTCGGCGCACTGTTCTTCGGCAGGCTCGCCGACCGCCTCGGCCGCAAGAACCTCTTCCTCATCTCGCTCGGCGTCTACCTGCTGGGCTCGGCCATCGCGGGCCTGTCGTTCGCGCCGTGGTTCTTCTACCTGTGGCGCTTCGTCGCCGGCGCCGGCATCGGCGGTGAGTACGCGGCCATCAACTCCGCGATCGACGAGATCATCCCCGCCAAGTACCGCGGTCGCGTGGACATCGCCATCAACGGCACCTACTGGGGTGGCGCGGCGCTCGGCGCCGTCGCATCCTCGGTGTTCCTGAACACCGACCTCTTCGCGCAGGACGTCGGCTGGCGCCTGTCGTTCTTCATCGGCCCCGTGCTGGGTCTCGCGCTCATCTACCTGCGTCGGCACATCCCCGAGAGCCCCCGCTGGCAGATGACGCACGGTCGCGAGCAGGAGGCGGAGCGGGGCGTCGACGACATCGAGGAGCGCATCCGCGCCGAGGGCAAGCAGATCCCCGACGTCGACGAGTCGAAGGCCATCACGGTGCGCGAGATCGGCCGCGTGCCCTTCCTCACGATCGCGAAGGTGCTGTTCCGCGAGTACCCGCGCCGCACGTTCGTCGGCGTGACGATGATGGTGACGCAGTCGTTCCTCTACAACGCGATCTTCTTCACGTACGCGCTCGTGCTCGAGAACTTCTACGACACCCCGCCTGCGACGGCCTCGCAGTACTTCATCGCCTTCGCGGTCGGCAACCTCACCGGTGCGCTCGTGCTCGGTCGGCTCTTCGACACCTGGGGCCGGCGGCGCATGCTGTTCGGCACGTACGTGCTCGCCGGACTCATCCTGCTCGTCTCGGCGTTCCTCTTCCGCGAGGGCGTGCTGGATGCGACGACGCACACGATCTTCTGGTGCGCCTCGTTCTTCTTCGCGTCGGCAGGCGCATCCGCCGCCTACCTCACGGTCTCGGAGATCTTCCCGCTCGAGCTGCGCAGCCAGGTCATCTCGTACGTCTTCTCGATCGGACAGCTGGTCGGCGCTGCTGCCCCGGCCCTCTACGGCGCGCTCATCGGCGACGGCACCGACCGTGACCCGCTCTTCTGGGGCTACGTGCTCGGGTCGTGCGTCATGATCGCGGGCGGCGTGATCTGCGGCATCTTCGGGGTGAGCGCGGCCGGGCGGTCGCTCGAGGACGTCACGTCGCCGCTCTCGCTCGTGCAGGAGGCCGAGGAGGGCGTGACGCCCGACGACGCCGAGCCGGGATCGTCGCGCCGCAGCGACTGA
- a CDS encoding DUF501 domain-containing protein, translating into MTEQLGRPVRDVIGVSARCGCGKPAVVVTKPRLANGTPFPTFHYLTHPDATIAMSRLEAAGAMVELQERLADPEVAAAYQRAHEAFLAERAEHGDVPEIDGISAGGMPTRVKCLHALLAHSLAAGPGVNPIGDAALAMSDWQPETCTCSRPTAAGEADAVEGAS; encoded by the coding sequence ATGACCGAGCAGCTCGGCCGACCCGTGCGCGACGTCATCGGCGTCTCCGCGCGCTGCGGCTGCGGCAAGCCCGCCGTCGTCGTCACGAAGCCGCGACTGGCGAACGGCACCCCGTTCCCCACGTTCCACTACCTCACGCATCCCGACGCGACCATCGCGATGTCGCGCCTCGAGGCCGCGGGCGCCATGGTCGAGCTGCAGGAGCGGCTCGCCGACCCCGAGGTCGCAGCCGCCTACCAGCGGGCGCACGAGGCGTTCCTCGCCGAGCGCGCCGAGCACGGCGACGTACCCGAGATCGACGGCATCAGCGCCGGCGGCATGCCGACGCGCGTCAAGTGCCTGCACGCGCTCCTCGCCCACAGCCTCGCGGCCGGGCCGGGCGTCAACCCCATCGGCGACGCCGCCCTCGCGATGAGCGACTGGCAGCCCGAGACCTGCACGTGCAGCCGCCCCACGGCGGCGGGCGAGGCGGATGCGGTAGAGGGCGCGTCCTGA
- a CDS encoding histidine--tRNA ligase, which translates to MASQVNPPRGMRDMLPAEQRRRAHVADVIRGAFSDHGFEEIETPVVELAERLHAGLGGDNEKLAFGIQRRGLTVDDLRGAESPADLNDLGLRFDLTVPLARYYATNRAELPTVFRSIQIAPVWRAERPQAGRYRQFVQCDIDIVGEPGIQAELELVAATGDALQRLGLADAFVRVNDRRILHAMLEAAGVADGARDGALITIDKLDKIGRNGVATELDGHGIDGAAVLAQIDAVAAGDWSNLPDEATEAIRTLLAVDAADLGVRLELDPSLVRGMGYYTGVIMEIAHPAVPYSIGGGGRYDGMVGRFLGTDVPAAGISFGFERLIDLVDLSADADEEVVGILHDRDVTPAQLVAAKRRIVASGRAVRVAKRTKNVARVLDALAASGATHVLTLRADADPAGALDVQPVRPADPTT; encoded by the coding sequence GTGGCATCCCAGGTGAACCCTCCCCGCGGCATGCGCGACATGCTCCCCGCCGAGCAGCGTCGCCGTGCGCACGTCGCCGACGTCATCCGGGGCGCGTTCTCGGACCACGGGTTCGAGGAGATCGAGACGCCCGTCGTCGAGCTCGCGGAGCGTCTGCATGCCGGGCTCGGCGGCGACAACGAGAAGCTCGCGTTCGGCATCCAGCGCCGCGGCCTCACGGTCGACGACCTGCGCGGCGCCGAGAGCCCGGCCGACCTCAACGACCTCGGCCTGCGCTTCGACCTCACGGTGCCGCTCGCCCGGTACTACGCGACGAACCGCGCCGAGCTGCCCACGGTGTTCCGCTCGATCCAGATCGCGCCGGTGTGGCGCGCCGAGCGCCCGCAGGCCGGCCGCTACCGCCAGTTCGTGCAGTGCGACATCGACATCGTCGGCGAGCCCGGCATCCAGGCCGAGCTCGAGCTCGTCGCCGCGACGGGCGACGCGCTGCAGCGCCTCGGCCTCGCCGACGCGTTCGTGCGCGTCAACGACCGCCGCATCCTGCACGCGATGCTCGAGGCCGCGGGCGTCGCCGACGGTGCACGCGACGGCGCGCTCATCACGATCGACAAGCTCGACAAGATCGGCCGCAACGGCGTCGCGACCGAGCTCGACGGCCACGGCATCGACGGCGCCGCCGTGCTGGCGCAGATCGACGCGGTCGCGGCGGGGGACTGGTCGAACCTGCCCGACGAGGCGACCGAGGCCATCCGCACCCTGCTGGCCGTCGACGCCGCCGACCTCGGCGTGCGCCTCGAGCTCGACCCGTCGCTCGTGCGCGGCATGGGCTACTACACGGGCGTGATCATGGAGATCGCGCACCCGGCCGTGCCGTACTCGATCGGCGGCGGCGGCCGCTACGACGGCATGGTGGGCCGCTTCCTCGGCACCGACGTGCCGGCCGCGGGCATCTCGTTCGGCTTCGAGCGCCTCATCGACCTCGTCGACCTGTCGGCGGATGCGGACGAGGAGGTCGTGGGCATCCTGCACGACCGCGACGTCACGCCCGCGCAGCTCGTCGCGGCGAAGCGCCGCATCGTCGCCTCGGGCCGCGCGGTGCGCGTCGCGAAGCGCACGAAGAACGTCGCGCGCGTGCTCGACGCGCTCGCCGCATCCGGCGCCACGCACGTGCTGACGCTGCGTGCCGACGCCGACCCCGCGGGCGCGCTCGACGTCCAGCCGGTGCGCCCCGCAGACCCGACGACGTAG